The window CCCGGGGGGCTGACGCTCGCCTACCGCGCCGCGCACCTCCTCCATGAGCGGGGCGACCTCGAAGCCGCTCGCGCGCGGCTGGCGACGATATCCCCCGAGCTGACGAAGGACCGTCTCTCCAGCGACAACCTCGTGCGGTCGGAGCGGCTCCTGCAGGCGCGGAGCTGGGAGGAGGCCCTCTCCTACGCGACGTTGCGACAGGTGGGTGAGGACGACGGGGAGCGCTTCTCCGACATCCTCGAGACGCCCCTGACGGAGCGCTTCGTGAGGTTCAGCGCGGAGGCCGAGAACACGCTCGACCCGCAGCTCACCGCGCGCCGCCTGGGCGAGCTGGCCCGGAGCGACCTCGCGCCCGCCGCGCTTCGTCGAAGGATGCGGTGGACCGCCTTCGCGCGGGCCGCCGTGGTGGGCGATGACGACGCACTCCAGGCCATGGCGAAGGCGCTCTCGGAGACGGAGCCCACCGCGAAGGCGGAGCTGGTCACGCTCCTCGGACGGCCGACCGCCGAGGAGCGCCTGTTCGAGGCCCGCCTGCTGGTGATGGGACTCCCCGCCCTCTCTCCGTTCCTGTCGGGAGAGGCGAGCGCCTCGCCCGGCGCCCCCGCGGCGGACCTGGCCACGGCGGGCAACTGGTGGTGCAGGGGGACCCAGCCGCTCCCCACACAGCCCTTCTCCTTCGCGAGCGAGGAGGAGCGCACCCAGGCCGCCACCGAGTGGAAGACGATGACCGCGGCCAGCACCGCGGTGGCCTACTTCGCGAAGGTCGCCATCGCCTGGGCCAAGGACCACCCCGACGACCCACGCTCCCCCATCGCCCTCTACCGCACCGTCCGCGCCAGCAAGCTCGGCTGCGCCAAGGAGACCCCCGAGGCCCGCGAGGCGTTCCGCTACCTGCACAAGCACTACGGCAAGAGCCCCTGGGCGAAGCGCGCGCCGTATGTCTATTGAGCGCCCGTCACGTCCGGGCCATCACCGGGAAGCGGTCCGGTCCGTCCGGGAGAGACACGCCACGGACGAACAGGTCCGCGTCGGTGTCCTCCGCCAGCTCCCGAGCGTCGGGCCACCAGCGCTCCGGCGTGAAGCCGAACTGGATGGAGGTGACGGGCGCGTCCACCAGACGCGACAGGTGGGGTCGCAGGTCGAAGGGCTCCCTCGCGAAGATGTCCTCGATGTGGAGCGTCCCGTCCTCCACGCCCGCGAACACCCACGCATCGTCGCCCAGCCGCCGCAGCGGGCGCGCGAAGTTCGCCGCCGCGTACCAGCTGGCGATGCGCCCGTGACGCCACGCCCCGAAGCGCTCCGTCACGGGTGTGCTCGTCTCCGCCAGCGCATGCAGCTCCGCGCGCACGGACGCATGGGACAGGTCCAGCACGGGGGCCCTGGCGCCGCCGGGCTCCACCGCCAGCGAGACACCGAACAGCGACTGCCGCCGGGGCACGAAACCGAAGCGCGGGTAGAACCCGAGCACGTTCTTGTTCGCGAACAACAGCACGGGCGCGTCGCCACAAGACTCCAGCGCGGCCTCCATCGCGAGCCGTGCCAGTCCACGCCCACGGTGGGACGGTACGCACCCCACCGCGCCGAGCTGGTAGCCCAGGACGTCACGGCCCTCGACGCGGAGGTGCATCCTCGTCACCGAGGCGTTCGCCACCACCTGCCCGCCGTCGAGCACGCAGAAGGCGTGGTAGTCGTCCGTCCACTCGCCCCAGGCGCACCAGCGCCGGAAGTCCACGGTGCGGAAGACACGCGGCACGTATTCACAGAACGCCTCCTGGGATTTCTTGTCGCGAGGACCGACGCGGATGACCTCGGGTCTGGCGGAGCTCATGGCGCGACAGGATAGCCTCCGCGCCATGTCCCTTCATCGACGCCTCGTCATCGTGGGCTGGCTCGCCCTGCTCGCCGGGTGTGCCCACGCGCCGCGCGCACTCCTCTCCCTATCGCCTCGGGCGGACGGACACGCCGTCCGCTTCGAGAGCGTGGGGTTGCTCCACGATGGCGCCGCACTCCGTGCCTGACGGGGTCTCCTGCCCCAGGCCCGCACGACGCCCTGACAGGGATGAAGAGACACCCCGAAACTTTTGTTGCGCGAATTGCGACATTGAATCGGCGGTGCATCCTGTCGTCAGAATGCGCGCTCCGCCGTTCATCGCCTGGCGGACCCCTCACCCAAAAGGAGCAGTACGAATGATGCGCCTCTCACGGGCTCTGTCCCTGACGTCGCTGTGTCTGTCGCTGGCCGCCTGTGGCGCCAGCAAGCTGTATACGCTGCCGGTCGACTCCAACCGGGTCTCCGAGACGCAGGCCAACCTCTGGACCTGCGCCACCCAGGCCGGCTTCGAGTCGCAGACGCACGGCTCGGACACCACCAGCGTCAAGTACGACGAGACCGCCATGCTGTACTACCGCTATGACGGCGCGGGCGCGTTCACCTTCCAGGTCATCGTGGACGACAAGGCCGTTCCGCCCGCCCAGGTCGAAGGCAAGCTCGCCGATGCCCGCCGGCAGGGCGAGGCCCTCTAC of the Myxococcus stipitatus genome contains:
- a CDS encoding GNAT family N-acetyltransferase — translated: MSSARPEVIRVGPRDKKSQEAFCEYVPRVFRTVDFRRWCAWGEWTDDYHAFCVLDGGQVVANASVTRMHLRVEGRDVLGYQLGAVGCVPSHRGRGLARLAMEAALESCGDAPVLLFANKNVLGFYPRFGFVPRRQSLFGVSLAVEPGGARAPVLDLSHASVRAELHALAETSTPVTERFGAWRHGRIASWYAAANFARPLRRLGDDAWVFAGVEDGTLHIEDIFAREPFDLRPHLSRLVDAPVTSIQFGFTPERWWPDARELAEDTDADLFVRGVSLPDGPDRFPVMART